In Cotesia glomerata isolate CgM1 unplaced genomic scaffold, MPM_Cglom_v2.3 scaffold_170, whole genome shotgun sequence, the genomic stretch attcctattaaatttcaagttttaaaGTCTTATGGTTCCCGAGATTTCATGATAAATGACTATGTAGATTGAAATCTCCTTGATGTTATGTTTTTATTCAGTATCTTCGAATTCTTTGAGTTGTTTTAGCTCAAATATATGATACTAAAAATGAGCAGatatctaacaattttttaaatttttataaaaaatcaattattatgaaaaaaatatttttttaaattcacacttataattttttttaatttctaattattataaaaatttaaaaaattgttagatttATGCTAAATTCAGTATCATTAAAATAGGTATAAaagttgtatttttgagcttgaagagcaaAACTTCGTATTAAGACATTTTTCGAGCGTTTTGAACTTGTAATTAACGGGAAGTTCCAGGATGGCCTACAGGGTCAACCatgttttagatttttaacttcccgctatgaaaatcaatgatttaaaaaaaatcagaaagttattggtttcaccccggttttcgaaaatcgagttttcatcacatctccacgttttgaggtcccaTGAAGCTATTTTGACTGTTCCTACGACGATGATATACTGTGTGTGTGAATAAAGACAGGtacaaaagttaaaaaatgggCGATCTGACATGTAATAACCAATATATTGTAATATTATAAACGATATActtgataattgataaaaaaaaggcttattaaaaataaattaatttaaaaggtTAAATCAATATGTTAAGAAGATAAATACGATCATCTTATACCGttcataatgaatattttatttataattcgtggattattaaattgtatattCTTGAAGATTACAAAACTATATTTACTATACTATACTATCTTTTaaagttgtttaaaatttttttttcaattttagaaattattaaataaataattaaataatacatattgttcgaaaaaattaaaacaaattttcgattaataaaattttcaaaatgaaACAATTGCGtcatttcattatttttacaaaattgtttccaacaaataattttttttttattcattattttcaaaacaaacTTTGGTCTATTAATAACGACGGTCATAATTCTcggggtaaaaaaaaaaagtataaaaaatgcaaaaattttttattttgtatggctttgaaaaaaaattgtttttttttctctagcaAGATTTTGTTTAGTGACAGAATAGAAGTTGATCTAAATCGAAAAGGGTAAATTCTAACCTCAGGCCAAATTTCCACAGAATAACCCTTATTCTActtgtattattaataaaaaatgaaaaactattgaatatttttatttttttgtattttattttattattatgctttacttgtacacctctcggtttttacaaggctgattGCTCTTTTTCTCCTAGCTCTACGCTTTTTCTATCTCTCATGTTAGACCTCAGTAAGTCCCACCCGacacttcattttattttatttttgcggctgtggaccgacttgtgctccTGTACCGTATTCACTCTGAACCTCACCTCTCAGGCTATTGAAACAGAaccatggggaaaccacagagaaaacccatgatagtacagtcggagctgggctaagtctacagtgattgataagaaactcttctttatcgaccactggagcatgAGGCCtctctcctagtgtgcagagatccctcgcgctaaCCAACGCCGACTAGAGTATGGTCACCCATTCATGTTGTTGCTTAAATGGGTGATcacccaagtcagacgtgtgccgcccggctatctctgccactttcagaggctggcaacgtaacgcacatattattatttataatcactgaaaaaatagTGGAGTGtgccggaatcgaacccgggtcAAATCTGTCTCCTGAAAAGcctctttttctttctttcatCAGCATTTGCTGAATTAAAAACGTAAATATAAGTAGCCAAGAACGAAACTAACGGTGAAGAGaaaaggtaaaaattttagaaaaaaatatttcttacgaCTCTTAAACCATGCTTATGATGGGTAGCCATTTgactgtaattattaaaaaataattacaactttatttaatactaaattttatgtatagtaaataagCACCTAAAAACACTGAACGTCTTtacatgaaaatatttttattcaaagtataagtagaattaaaaataaagtgataataatccTTATATAAATTCTGAACTATTGggtttaaaatgattttcaatACTACAGTTTGTGATAATTgattactttaataaaattgttcttattctcGAAAATGTATCGATGTTAAACAAATATATCCATTTGATCCTGTTttccatttttaattatcatttgttttattatcaacatatcTTTACAAAGCAAATTCTGTGAATTTGGTGGTTTGAACATCAGTGAGTGACTATAGAATACTTTACCCTATTTTTGAGTTAATTCGTGGTCAGTGAACTCGatattagatatatatatatattatttttccaatttttttttataaagaaggaaattacagaaaaataattgaatattagaatagatgtatatgtatatattcaGATAGTTCTTATTCAGGATatttcccaatttttttttatgataagtcagctttcaattaataaaaaattatctcctTCGATttgacattttaattttaattttgccTTCATAACAAGTAAAGTTTGAAGCAAAAAAAAGTACACGTATTTCATACGTTCAATCATTTAAACACTGTTTTGTTTTGGTACTGTACTAAATAAAGACgtggaaatttgaaattttgtttacttatCTCTAATAATACACTGTTTAATAAGTAATATATTGCAACCAACGCAGTTATTTAAGGAACGAAAGTGGTGTGATAAAACATTGTAATTTATCGACCTTAAAGCATTGATATCTATCTAAAACGCGATTTTCGAAAACCACATTGTGttgataacaataaatttacgaatttttctaattttaaactatcaCAGCACAAATCTAATAAGAAAATCAATCAGATCGTATATACAAATATCTTAATGTCACTCGGTTAACTGCTGAGTATAAAGTGATCGACAAGCAAAGTATTATAAAGCAAAAAGTTCAATTCTTGATCGTATAAAATACCCAAtgtcaaatttggtaggaactCTTTCCTATTTGTTTAGAACCAATGTATTGccgtgaaaataaaaaaaaaacgaaattatGATAAACAAGGACCAtcgatatatacatatatttttttatgtttagcacatatatatatcaaaagtaCTCTCGAGAGGCCTAGCAAAGATTAGGCCGCCACAAAAATTCACATACGCTCTTTTactattagataaattacacaaacaataatgttaaatttttgtaaaaatgcgCTTAGCTTATTCAATTCATCAAGTTACATGAAAAAACagtaatcataaaaataaatcatgattaataaaataatttttgttagtcAACAATCTAAATTATCTGTGATTAGATCAAACAGGTTTTTTATATGTGATTAGCCAATCAGAACCTCAATGTCTTCATGCCATTGGCACCGTATTGAGTGACATagtttttatctattttttgtCACATGTGATTGACACAAGAGCATTGATGTGCATATATCATCATGATAAttatgaaacaaattttttatacttcacttcatatttacttatatttgagatataatataatttatcattgCAGTTTAGATTACATACACTCGGAAATTTCTCTATTACAAACATAAGTTTCAGCTAataagatttaattaataataataataatttgtggGCACGCAGTAGCCTACCGGTTCTTGTTTACCAAAGCATTGAACCGGGTTCGAGCCCGGCGTATACCAATGAATatgtttcaatatttaagtgtatCATTCTGCTCAGCCCAAATAAAACGAGTCCAACCACAAAAAGTTTACTCCCTACAGTAGTCGCTCATGATCTTAGTAGTTTATGCGacttaaaacaaataaataaaaaactaataataatttatcatattAATCTACTCAAccattgttattaaaaaatttatttccattATTCAGTTGTGTATCATCACGCAGAaggaataattgtttttacaaagataaaaaacaaaaaagacaaattgaattaaaacttATCCTTATTGATTCaccttttcttatttttttttttttttttttcatgttttaattttaaaaatgagatCGATATTAAGAATAATGAGCAATtgccttattttttaaaatttaattgaaattcaaCATATCGCGTGCGTAAAAAAACGCTACTATAACGAATTTACGCGCATGAAATAAACCCAAATGTATGTTTGTTTCTGTTTAtgtataaattcaataatacaaaaaaataataatcagtgAAAGACATAAATTTTCTGTATTATACAGAGTTAAAAATACAGTTAAAACCGTAGATAGCGATATCTCTTGTAACAGCTATggtcaaaatataatttcagaaaaacGTATCGCCTATAACGTCTGAGGAAtacttttatttgtttttcaacaattacatACATGGTCTCATAAAATTCTTTCACAGCTTGATCAAGCTAAAGTatactcaaaatttcaaattaatttatggtTTGACAGTTCATTGTAAAAGCAAACTAAAATGACAGATTTTCTAAGGTTACGGTGAACTAATCAGATCGATAACATGCTGAATTAGCAAAATACTAGAGAATATTGAAGTTTGTGTATAATGACGAATCTCGGGttcctcaaaattttaaacaaagttTTCTTCAAAACAGTGATGCTATTTCTACATGCATGTATTCAATGAATGAGCTATCtaaaagtacataaaattttttctaattcggAATATTGTTTATCTGATTAGTTGACTGCAAGCCATTTTTTGGAGTAacatttcaattaaaaaaaaaaaaaaaaatttagttaacgTTATTAAATgtaagatataaaattatagatgtgaatttattgtaatactaataaatatacttaaaGTGTTTTTGCTTATCGGGCATTATTGATTATAACGATTATTAGCTACAATGGCTGTAAGCCAACAGTCACTTCGATATTGTTACCAACGGTTTcaactgtaattattatagttttcaTTTAAACaaactaattaacaaattttttcagtgattgaaaattatcagataTCTGGTAGACAAAGAAATGAGTTTGACAGACGTACTCTGTAAATTAGAAtgttacaatttaaaatacttgaatattttattgccATTTAAATACATTGTAGTCTTACAAATGTTAGAGAAAGAAGCTATAGtgtattataataacaatagatCACTCaagtattttcaattaaaacaatttaatttatagtgTATTAACCATTCGAGATTAtgatataaagtaaaaaaatcaagCGGGTATACTTGATCACATTTTTTTACGATTCCAAGCCTAAACTTTTGCATTCCATGGTCTcctgtttttaatttttctaattcaatttaatatgTGTTCGATTCATTCACTCACTCAATCATGcccttatattattaattatattatacgttctacaatattataatatagGCTTCAATAAGCTAATCAATGTAGAACTACGACTGTGCCTTAACGATGGcaagttttattttcatccaattgtttatttttttttttatttttcttaattcatttaccttaattttcattttttgttaattatattttaggaATATCGGCAGTGAGATTCCAACGATAGATGCGACAGACAATGGGTTTGTCATCGACAGGCAAGGCAGTCAATCTAGCAGTCTGTATTTGCACTGCTTAcgataaatattatcattttttcaattgattaattattttttaacaatattcgGCAATTGTTTGTTTTTCATATTCATTTAAACATTGAATTTAATCATACTTTTTatcttgttttaaaaaaactgttgACGAGTGCcacacaaaaatttatatgccaGAGTTATCGACGCCGTGGTCGTCGTAATTTGGcagttatattattatacataagaaaaaaaaacaaacagaGAGAAAGAAAAAGAAGCAAATAAATGGAACAAAAATAAGAGGGCACTCAACTGTTACAAGTAAGTGTTTATCATAatcatcaccatcatcatcatcgttattaacatattattttttaacctgctctaaattaaatttaatcattttttttgtctgcACATCATCTTTACTTTAACAGCATCGCTGAaactttttgaataattatttcttcacaCCAATCCTTGCAAAAAATCTACTTAcatagtatttatttaaaatctttacTTATTCCATGATCCTACcaatctcaaaaataatttctttacaaTATTCATCTTTAAGCAGCAATTAATTGCATTATTCTTACTTAGTCCTTCCATTCTTTTAAATccatcatttatatttattttattatttattatatcgcTTTTCTCTTCTCCTTAATCCACATAATTTACGGAGAAACAAAAAAACGATCACTATTATATATTCTTTCATGTGAATTGTCCAGAACGGAAAAACATTACTAAGATTACAAATCACAAATGAAATCACAGACTTTCGTTGGTGGTTTGTCAAAGGAGGGCTATTGTTTTTTGTTGTTGTAttgttttgttttctttttccaACTTTTTGTATTAGGGATAGGGCGCCGCACATTGCAACACGAGAACAACATTATAGGCATTATACTTATGTTTTCAGTTTagttagttattttaaaaattttttttttccaagaaattgattttatgaAGTTTCAGTAAGCAGGGGTGGTGTGTCATGACCCCCCCTATCTTCAATTTCATTCCCATCCATTTTCCTTGATCATATGAGCCAACTCAATTATAAACTTACCCTCCTTGTATTTTTGACTCGATTCAAACGCATGTTCCTGCAAATTCAACGACATTAGAgtcaaattacacaaaaaaaaattaatttaatttatttttaatttaaaatcaaaaacttagttagaataataaaagaaCTATGGTATTGAATTGAGCAGACATTTTTCGAGTATTAAGTTTTTCTTTTGATAAATAGGTTATACGTCACGGAATCCGAGGTCATTACATCTGCGTCACAATGTCCACGACAAATTTAGGGAACTGGGTAAATAAGGATAAagggaaaggggggaccttttttgctcagtaggaattttccggtaaccgaaaaaataataattcagacagcccggaccgggactcgaacccggatcgttcggttacgcgccagaggctctaccagttaagctatccgagacactgtccgtaactaccattcagtcacctaTTAAGACCTGACTGAGCaaacgccaccgtccatcttacggtaaataACAAATACTTTGTAGTTGAATTTGTCATACAGACAAGTCAATGACGTAGTCATGGATACAACGTCGCGGATATAATGTCGCGGATTTCGTGACGTATAACCAATAAATAATAGAATGAACAAAATTAGCTCTCAAAACTTTTTCGAATTTTCACATATCGCGTTCCatatgccataagggcgtatatcAGTAAAAGGTCCCGGTCAAAAGCCATAAGGgcgcataaaattttttttttcgggaattGACGTAGTTTCGTCCGAAATGtacagaaatgcaaaaaaaaaatttatacacccttatggctcccgggacctacctcggatgccataagggcgtaaaataaaaattctattttttttttctaagtcaaaaaaaacttttagtttggagaaaaatttttttttgcatttctgcacgtttcattaaaaaatacgtTGAttccggaaaaaaaaaatttttatacgcccttatggcatccgagGTAGGTCCCAGGAGCCATCAGAGcgtacgaaaaaaattttttttcggaaatcaacatattttttaatgaagcgtgcagaaatgaaaaaaaaaaaattttctctaaaataaaaacttttttgggacttagaaaaaaaaaaaaatgtttattatacaCCTTTATGATTTCCGGGTGCTATAAGGACGTATCATTTTTATACACctttataaaatctgtaacgcgatatgtaaatttttttaatatttttttcccaaTAAGTTATTTGTTGGAAAAACTTTCagctaatttaaatattataaataatcggATGATGAACTTACATATTTCCAACCGAGAGTAGTTTTACAACATTCGCAATAAATATCTGCGACAGCATGAAGACCTGTTAGCAGGACTCGCTCTTCAGCAGGACCGCAACCAACATTAACcctgttttaaaattaaaaacatcaaatagttttaaataataaaaatctatataCAATGAAGaataaacttataaatttaaggtaaaagcccaaatatatgatcatgtaccagtatatgatcactccatgtatttgtatacctatatttgtgagtatagatatacaaatacatggagtgatcatatactggtacatgatcatatattggggcttttaccttattgtAAATGATAGAATTAATTGATTTCTTACACGGAATTGAAGAGATAGGCACGACCTTGGCTACCTTGGAAGGACTaagataaaaaagtaaaatacatTAGTTacaattaccaaaaaaataaattaaaaattatgcaaTCTATTCAACAGCTTTCTTacattaaatgaattattaattagtatatTTACCTTTGAGATGAGTTCATCGTGATTAGCGAGGTGAGCACGGCAGT encodes the following:
- the LOC123273951 gene encoding protein yippee-like 1, translated to MVKTFQAYLPSCHRTYSCIHCRAHLANHDELISKSFQGSQGRAYLFNSVVNVGCGPAEERVLLTGLHAVADIYCECCKTTLGWKYEHAFESSQKYKEGKFIIELAHMIKENGWE